The Paenibacillus sp. BIC5C1 DNA segment AACATCCATTCTTGCATCGAGTAACGAATCAATCTCGGCGTATACCCGAATGATCTCGCGTTCAACATCCCGTGCCTGGAATACACGCTGTAACTCAAGCAACGAATTTTTGTATTCATAGATGACACGGATATTCTCACCGGTCTGCTCTACAATTTTACGAACAACGCCTTGAGTATAAACATACGTCATGGTGAACTCTTCATAAATTCGATGAACAACGCCGTCACCCTTAAAGGTCATAAAGAGCTTCCGGACTACGTTCGTCAGATGATGGTTTACCAAGCGGCAAGATAACTCACAGATATAAAACCCTTCCCTGCGGTCAAACGGGAAATGAACTTCTTCTCCACTCACATCTACGAGCACAATTTCCTGACAGCCATTCTCCATCACCTTCACACGTTGATGAATCCGGCCGTCTTCTGTCATCCGCAAAAACTGATGCATCTGGGGTTCTGATAATTTCAAAGTGGCTTTAACATACTCTGTAGCTAATCGCTGAGCCATAAAAATCTCCTCAATTCTTTCCCGATTGTTTTGTTTCCTGCACATGTGGCAGTGATCTCAAAATTCTTCAGGTCGGCAAGGCCGCTACTTTGGTACTGTTACGATTGCACCTATACTCATTATACACTACCGTATAGCTATTTCGCCCCAAAATAAAACAATGAATTTTCAC contains these protein-coding regions:
- a CDS encoding non-ribosomal peptide synthetase module yields the protein MAQRLATEYVKATLKLSEPQMHQFLRMTEDGRIHQRVKVMENGCQEIVLVDVSGEEVHFPFDRREGFYICELSCRLVNHHLTNVVRKLFMTFKGDGVVHRIYEEFTMTYVYTQGVVRKIVEQTGENIRVIYEYKNSLLELQRVFQARDVEREIIRVYAEIDSLLDARMDVSTSEQLQQIDEKLARHQKRLFELEAY